Proteins co-encoded in one Longimicrobium sp. genomic window:
- a CDS encoding RNA polymerase sigma factor has protein sequence MLAENPPAVQGTAVADLTVRRAQEGDATAFEQLYRDNAGRIYALCLRMSGDSAKAQELTQDVFVRAWEKLGTFQGGSAFSTWLHRLAVNVVLGDRRSEGVRVHRIYSTDEPEKFDRPARDSDPGTVMDLERAIGQLPPGARAVFVLHDVEGYRHEEIATMQGTAVGTCKAQLHRARRLLREALGR, from the coding sequence ATGCTGGCTGAAAACCCTCCCGCGGTTCAGGGGACCGCCGTGGCGGACCTCACGGTCCGCCGCGCCCAGGAGGGCGACGCCACCGCCTTCGAGCAGCTGTACCGCGACAACGCCGGCCGCATCTACGCCCTGTGCCTGCGCATGAGCGGCGACAGCGCCAAGGCCCAGGAGCTCACCCAGGACGTGTTCGTCCGTGCCTGGGAAAAGCTGGGAACCTTCCAGGGCGGCAGCGCGTTCAGCACCTGGCTGCACCGCCTGGCCGTGAACGTGGTGCTGGGCGACCGCCGGAGCGAAGGGGTGCGGGTGCACCGCATCTACAGCACCGACGAGCCCGAGAAGTTCGACAGGCCCGCCCGGGACTCGGACCCGGGCACCGTGATGGACCTGGAGCGCGCCATCGGGCAGCTCCCCCCCGGGGCCAGGGCCGTGTTCGTCCTTCACGACGTGGAGGGCTACCGGCACGAGGAGATCGCAACCATGCAGGGAACCGCCGTAGGAACGTGCAAGGCGCAGCTTCACCGCGCCCGCCGGCTCCTGAGGGAGGCACTGGGACGATGA
- a CDS encoding anti-sigma factor, which produces MTHERTLELLDDYVEGVLPPHEERGVRRHLMQCDDCRAEERELRTLLDEAAALPAEIQPPAELWAGIAARLEPRSATVALAPEIPVIGPRPVRRISWWMQAAAAIALVVTTSVVTLRIDRAGPAQVAAAPRQPAAQQATAPAARTALAAFHPAEQEYQRAIGDLEQMLGQHRNKLAPQTVATLEANLKVIDKAIQESRAALAADPNSRELATMLSQSYDAKLDVLQRAVSL; this is translated from the coding sequence ATGACACACGAACGTACGCTGGAACTGCTGGACGACTACGTGGAGGGCGTGCTGCCGCCCCACGAGGAGCGCGGCGTCCGCCGCCACCTGATGCAGTGCGACGACTGCCGCGCCGAAGAGCGCGAGCTGCGCACCCTGCTGGACGAGGCCGCCGCGCTGCCGGCGGAGATCCAGCCGCCTGCGGAGCTGTGGGCGGGCATCGCCGCCCGGCTGGAGCCCCGCTCGGCCACGGTGGCCCTGGCGCCGGAGATCCCCGTGATCGGCCCGCGTCCGGTGCGGCGGATTTCCTGGTGGATGCAGGCCGCCGCCGCCATCGCCCTGGTGGTCACCACCTCCGTGGTCACGCTGCGGATCGACCGGGCCGGGCCCGCGCAGGTGGCCGCCGCACCGCGGCAGCCCGCGGCGCAGCAGGCCACGGCGCCCGCCGCCCGCACCGCGCTGGCCGCGTTCCACCCCGCGGAGCAGGAGTACCAGCGCGCCATCGGCGACCTGGAGCAGATGCTCGGCCAGCACAGGAACAAGCTGGCGCCCCAGACGGTGGCCACGCTCGAGGCCAACCTGAAGGTGATCGACAAGGCCATCCAGGAGTCGCGCGCGGCCTTGGCGGCAGACCCCAACAGCCGGGAGCTCGCCACGATGCTCTCGCAATCCTACGACGCCAAGCTGGACGTGCTTCAGCGCGCGGTTTCGCTCTGA
- a CDS encoding DUF4097 family beta strand repeat-containing protein — protein MTTGRRMMMGAAAAAALAVALPAQAQREVNERQATGATGTVEITVPAGAVRVTGWSRNEVQVTGHLSRSTDRVQISGGRGSMEVEVVSGHGRAGNATLTVHVPAGKSVEVQTSAGPVHVTGITGDVEAVNRGGPMTVEGSPRDVELTSTGGPVTVNATARSVSVNSTGGPVTIGGTVRGLAEVNAMSGPVTVTAAAERVEVNALSGPVRITNANGPVEVASVSGPVYLAGRRLSGSIENVSGGVVVEGTLGGGLTVESHSGDVELRLPAGTAADVDVTTYSGGFRSDFGAGRRDGNERHLRLGRGGTELSITTFSGNVKLTRR, from the coding sequence ATGACGACCGGGAGGAGGATGATGATGGGCGCGGCGGCCGCCGCCGCGCTGGCGGTGGCGCTGCCGGCCCAGGCCCAGCGCGAGGTGAACGAGCGCCAGGCCACGGGCGCCACGGGAACGGTGGAGATCACCGTTCCGGCCGGGGCGGTGCGCGTTACCGGGTGGAGCCGCAACGAGGTGCAGGTGACCGGGCACCTCAGCCGCTCCACCGACCGCGTGCAGATCAGCGGCGGGCGCGGCTCCATGGAAGTGGAGGTGGTCAGCGGACACGGGCGCGCGGGGAACGCCACGCTCACCGTGCACGTTCCCGCCGGCAAGTCGGTGGAAGTGCAGACCAGCGCCGGCCCCGTGCACGTCACCGGCATCACCGGCGACGTCGAGGCGGTGAACCGCGGCGGCCCCATGACGGTGGAAGGAAGCCCGCGCGACGTGGAGCTGACCTCCACGGGCGGGCCGGTGACGGTGAACGCCACCGCCCGCAGCGTGTCGGTGAATTCCACCGGCGGCCCGGTGACCATCGGCGGCACGGTGCGCGGCCTGGCCGAGGTGAACGCCATGTCGGGGCCGGTGACGGTGACGGCCGCCGCCGAGCGGGTGGAGGTGAACGCCCTCAGCGGCCCCGTGCGCATCACCAACGCCAACGGGCCGGTGGAGGTGGCGTCGGTCAGCGGGCCGGTGTACCTGGCCGGGCGCCGCCTGTCGGGGTCCATCGAGAACGTGTCGGGAGGCGTGGTGGTGGAGGGAACGCTGGGCGGGGGCTTGACCGTGGAAAGCCACAGCGGCGACGTGGAGCTCCGGCTTCCCGCCGGCACCGCCGCCGACGTGGACGTCACCACCTACAGCGGCGGGTTCCGGTCGGACTTCGGCGCGGGGCGGCGCGACGGCAACGAGCGGCACCTGCGCCTGGGCCGCGGCGGGACGGAACTCAGCATCACCACGTTCAGCGGCAACGTGAAACTCACCCGGCGATAG